The following are encoded in a window of Arthrobacter antioxidans genomic DNA:
- the pstC gene encoding phosphate ABC transporter permease subunit PstC, producing MTLVKESGGPASAPGRPATAQFKGRKRYGEMIIVTVLRAAAILTVLTTIGIVLALLIPALGFFREVPVTDFLFGDRWAPRFADASFGVIPLITATMWTTCIALLVAIPIGLGAAVLLSEYAKPGLRKTLKPILEILAGVPTVVYGYFALTFVQGTIFRDWLSLETGAFSVLAAGLVMGVMIVPTIASISEDAMNAVPQSLRQGSAALGANRMQTSIRVVFPAALSGIVAAVVLGVSRAIGETMIVALAAGNQARIVGGPLEEGQTMTGFIANAALGDSRVGSLEYDTLFAVGLLLFLLTLLINFISIQFVRRFREEY from the coding sequence ATGACACTTGTCAAAGAATCAGGCGGCCCGGCCAGCGCGCCGGGCCGCCCGGCCACAGCCCAGTTCAAGGGCCGCAAACGCTACGGCGAAATGATCATCGTCACCGTCCTACGGGCAGCGGCGATCCTGACAGTCCTCACGACGATCGGCATCGTCCTGGCGCTGCTCATCCCAGCCCTGGGGTTCTTCCGTGAAGTCCCGGTCACTGACTTCCTGTTCGGTGACCGATGGGCGCCACGCTTCGCGGACGCGTCCTTCGGCGTCATCCCCCTAATCACGGCAACGATGTGGACGACCTGCATCGCACTGCTCGTCGCCATCCCCATCGGCCTCGGCGCCGCGGTCCTGCTGTCCGAGTACGCTAAGCCGGGCCTGCGCAAAACCCTCAAACCGATCCTCGAGATCCTCGCCGGCGTCCCCACCGTCGTCTACGGGTACTTCGCCCTGACTTTCGTGCAGGGCACCATCTTCCGGGACTGGCTGAGCCTGGAAACCGGCGCCTTCAGCGTCCTCGCCGCCGGCCTGGTCATGGGTGTGATGATCGTCCCGACGATCGCCTCCATCTCCGAGGACGCGATGAACGCCGTCCCCCAGTCGCTCCGCCAGGGCTCCGCGGCGCTGGGCGCGAACCGAATGCAGACCAGCATCCGCGTCGTGTTCCCCGCCGCCCTGTCCGGCATCGTCGCCGCCGTCGTCCTCGGCGTCTCCCGCGCCATCGGTGAGACCATGATCGTCGCCCTCGCGGCCGGCAACCAGGCCCGCATCGTCGGCGGTCCGCTCGAGGAAGGCCAGACCATGACCGGCTTTATCGCCAATGCTGCCCTCGGCGACTCACGCGTCGGCTCCCTCGAATACGACACGCTGTTTGCGGTCGGCCTGCTTCTGTTCCTCTTGACCCTGCTGATCAACTTCATCAGCATCCAGTTCGTCCGTCGCTTCCGTGAGGAGTACTAG
- the pstB gene encoding phosphate ABC transporter ATP-binding protein PstB: MSVHLTGRAAADALPDKPNGIIKCEDVNVYYGNFRAVTGVNLDFGMNEITALIGPSGCGKSTLLRSLNRMNDLVEGARVEGKITFQGADMYAPEVDAIEVRRRIGMVFQKPNPFPKSIYDNVAYGPRVTGMKVSSMDDLVEEALTKAALWTEVKDKLKQSAFGLSGGQQQRLCIARTIAVKPDVILMDEPCSALDPIATVRIEDLMHDLRKEYTIVIVTHNMQQAARVADRTAFFTALADEGTGDRTGVLVEYAKTSKIFEGPDDQRTEDYISGRFG, translated from the coding sequence ATGAGCGTGCACCTCACCGGGCGTGCGGCTGCGGACGCCCTGCCGGACAAGCCCAACGGCATCATCAAGTGTGAAGACGTCAACGTCTACTACGGCAACTTCCGGGCCGTAACCGGGGTGAACCTCGACTTCGGCATGAACGAGATCACTGCCCTCATCGGCCCGTCCGGCTGCGGCAAGTCCACGCTCCTGCGCAGCCTGAACCGCATGAACGATCTCGTCGAGGGCGCCCGCGTCGAAGGCAAGATCACCTTCCAGGGGGCGGACATGTACGCACCCGAGGTCGACGCCATCGAAGTCCGCCGCCGCATCGGCATGGTCTTCCAGAAGCCCAACCCGTTCCCGAAATCCATCTACGACAACGTCGCCTACGGCCCCCGGGTCACCGGCATGAAGGTCAGCAGCATGGACGACCTGGTCGAGGAAGCCCTCACCAAGGCCGCCCTCTGGACCGAAGTCAAGGACAAGCTCAAGCAGTCCGCATTCGGTCTCTCCGGCGGCCAGCAGCAGCGCCTGTGCATCGCGCGCACCATCGCGGTGAAGCCCGATGTGATCCTCATGGATGAGCCCTGCTCGGCCCTGGACCCCATCGCCACCGTGCGCATCGAGGACCTCATGCACGACCTCCGCAAGGAGTACACGATCGTCATCGTCACCCACAACATGCAGCAGGCGGCCCGCGTCGCGGACCGCACCGCGTTCTTCACCGCGCTGGCCGACGAAGGAACCGGCGACCGCACCGGTGTCCTGGTCGAATACGCCAAGACCAGCAAGATCTTCGAAGGGCCGGATGATCAGAGGACCGAAGACTACATCTCCGGTCGGTTCGGGTAA
- a CDS encoding winged helix-turn-helix transcriptional regulator — protein sequence MMADMEGKPSIWDPLSPGVLIVDPAADAYEALRVSLSSAGVTVHVATTIPDAFILFGRHAPSAVIIRVEGTGEEAGGSIKSLPETGGSRGRAWQDVALAIRDHSAVPVLVICSADHAVISTGILRPNIDEVHRPPYPTPDQSYVLRSLVQASRLTRRAEPRLTVGKLTLDAEAFTLSAGDQRIPITVREFEVMRLLMSRPGQVVSLEDITAAVWGDASGTPRTSVIKVHIGRLRKKLPATVALTTVRARGYVLDAAP from the coding sequence ATGATGGCTGACATGGAGGGCAAACCGTCGATCTGGGACCCACTATCACCGGGCGTCCTCATCGTCGACCCTGCAGCGGACGCCTATGAAGCGCTCCGCGTCTCTCTCAGCTCCGCCGGAGTAACCGTTCATGTGGCGACGACGATCCCGGATGCGTTCATCCTCTTCGGACGTCACGCTCCAAGCGCGGTCATCATCCGTGTCGAAGGCACTGGAGAAGAAGCCGGAGGCTCCATCAAGAGCCTTCCTGAGACTGGTGGTAGTCGCGGCAGGGCGTGGCAAGACGTAGCCCTGGCCATCAGGGACCACTCAGCCGTTCCGGTCCTCGTGATTTGCTCGGCAGATCACGCCGTCATCAGCACGGGCATACTGAGGCCCAATATCGACGAGGTCCACCGGCCCCCGTACCCCACACCGGATCAGTCCTACGTACTGCGTTCCCTTGTCCAGGCGTCCCGCCTCACCCGGCGGGCCGAGCCGCGTCTCACGGTCGGAAAACTCACCCTGGATGCCGAAGCATTCACCTTGTCTGCCGGTGACCAGCGGATTCCCATCACGGTGCGCGAGTTCGAGGTGATGCGCCTGCTGATGTCGCGGCCGGGGCAGGTCGTGAGCCTTGAGGACATCACCGCGGCGGTCTGGGGAGACGCGTCCGGTACTCCCCGGACATCCGTGATCAAGGTACATATCGGCCGGTTGCGGAAGAAACTGCCGGCCACAGTCGCGTTGACCACGGTCAGAGCCAGGGGATACGTCCTCGACGCGGCGCCCTGA
- a CDS encoding PstS family phosphate ABC transporter substrate-binding protein, whose amino-acid sequence MKKTALRTAGPASLLAMALLLTACGGQPESNAGSGESAAAGEASGSVVADGSSTVAPLTSAAADMFRDVEAGINVTVATSGTGGGFQAFCSGETDISNASRAIDEEEIAECEANGVEFTEIVMANDGLSVVVNPENDWAECLTVEQVATIWGPESEGEVTNWNQVDPSFPDQEIGLYGAGTDSGTFDYFTDAINGEEGAIRTDYSPSEDDNVTVQGVEGDMGATGFLGLSYVEENPDSLKAVDIDSGEGCVGASQETVQDGTYTPLGRELFIYVANASYTEKPQVKTFVDYYVENSAEIADAALFVPLTDEQVTVAQDELATIGS is encoded by the coding sequence GTGAAGAAGACCGCACTTCGTACCGCTGGCCCCGCTTCGCTGCTGGCCATGGCCCTGCTGTTGACCGCTTGTGGTGGACAGCCCGAGTCCAACGCCGGCTCCGGCGAAAGCGCAGCGGCCGGCGAGGCGAGCGGATCGGTTGTCGCTGACGGCTCCTCGACCGTGGCTCCCCTGACCTCGGCCGCTGCGGACATGTTCCGCGACGTCGAGGCCGGCATCAACGTCACCGTGGCGACTTCGGGCACCGGTGGCGGCTTCCAGGCCTTCTGCTCCGGCGAGACCGATATTTCCAATGCTTCCCGCGCCATCGACGAGGAAGAAATCGCCGAGTGTGAGGCGAACGGCGTTGAGTTCACCGAGATCGTCATGGCGAACGACGGTCTGTCCGTCGTCGTGAACCCCGAGAACGACTGGGCCGAATGCCTGACCGTGGAGCAGGTCGCCACCATCTGGGGGCCGGAGTCCGAAGGCGAAGTCACCAATTGGAACCAGGTCGACCCGTCCTTCCCCGACCAGGAGATCGGTCTCTACGGCGCCGGCACCGACTCGGGCACCTTCGACTACTTCACCGACGCCATCAACGGCGAAGAGGGCGCGATCCGCACCGACTACAGCCCCTCCGAGGATGACAACGTCACCGTGCAGGGCGTCGAGGGCGACATGGGAGCCACCGGCTTCCTCGGCCTGTCCTACGTCGAAGAGAACCCCGATTCGCTGAAGGCCGTTGACATTGACAGCGGCGAAGGCTGCGTCGGTGCATCCCAGGAGACCGTCCAGGACGGTACCTACACGCCGCTCGGCCGTGAACTGTTCATCTACGTCGCGAACGCCTCCTACACTGAAAAGCCCCAGGTAAAGACCTTCGTCGATTACTACGTGGAGAACTCCGCTGAGATCGCCGACGCTGCCCTGTTCGTGCCCCTCACGGACGAGCAGGTCACGGTCGCCCAGGACGAGCTCGCAACCATCGGCTCCTAG
- the pstA gene encoding phosphate ABC transporter permease PstA, with protein MTSIIDSGTKPLGHRRSKFSGEKTPQALIFLILIWACLAFSFLFLLILIVTTFIDGADRFTLDLFTEYPASSPDRAGARPAIIGSAWVIGTTAVLTIPLGVAAAIHLEEFADKRKWYNRVIELNVQNLAAVPAIVYGLLALAVLSLMGVQNKNIVIGGALALGLLILPVIIISTREAIRSVPIEIRQGSMALGASRWQTVWRQVLPASVPGIATGSILALSRALGEAAPLLVLGALVFLSFDPNGLLSGFTTMPIQIFDWTSRPQAGFQELAAATSILLLGLLVIMNGLAIFIRNRFQTRW; from the coding sequence ATGACCTCCATCATCGACAGCGGCACCAAGCCCCTGGGACACCGCCGCAGCAAGTTCAGCGGCGAAAAGACTCCTCAGGCCCTGATCTTCCTGATCCTGATCTGGGCGTGCCTTGCCTTTTCCTTCCTGTTCCTGCTGATCCTCATCGTCACGACCTTCATCGACGGGGCAGATCGATTCACCCTTGATCTGTTCACCGAGTACCCGGCGTCCTCCCCGGACCGGGCAGGAGCCAGGCCCGCGATCATCGGCTCCGCCTGGGTCATCGGCACCACCGCGGTCCTCACCATCCCCCTGGGCGTCGCCGCGGCGATCCACCTCGAGGAGTTCGCGGACAAGCGCAAATGGTACAACCGGGTTATCGAACTCAATGTGCAGAACCTCGCCGCAGTACCCGCAATCGTCTACGGCCTCCTGGCCCTGGCCGTCCTGTCCCTCATGGGCGTGCAGAACAAGAACATCGTCATCGGCGGTGCACTCGCCCTGGGCCTGCTGATCCTGCCCGTCATCATCATCTCCACCCGCGAGGCGATCCGCTCGGTCCCCATCGAGATCCGCCAAGGCTCCATGGCACTGGGTGCCTCCAGATGGCAGACCGTGTGGCGTCAGGTCCTACCGGCCTCCGTCCCCGGCATCGCGACCGGATCGATTCTCGCCCTTTCGCGGGCCCTCGGCGAAGCAGCCCCGCTACTGGTCCTCGGCGCCCTGGTGTTCCTCAGCTTCGATCCCAACGGCCTGCTCAGCGGGTTCACGACAATGCCCATCCAGATCTTCGATTGGACGAGCCGCCCGCAGGCCGGCTTCCAGGAACTTGCTGCTGCGACCAGCATCCTGCTCCTAGGGCTGCTCGTCATCATGAACGGCCTGGCCATCTTCATCCGCAACCGCTTCCAGACACGGTGGTAG